The Streptomyces sp. R28 region CTCGAGGATCTCCTTGAGGGTGACGATGTCGCCGACGCTCTCGTACTCCATGGCTTCGACCACGTTGAGCGCTTCGTTGAGCATCAGCTCCTGGCCGCGCCTGAGGTCGTCGAGTTCGACGCTCGGGCTGACGTTCACGCGGAGTTTGCGGCCTCCGGTGAAGATGTCGGCGGTGCCGTCCTCGTTGGATTGCAGGAAGACACCGAAGCCGGCCGGCGGCTGTGCTAGCCGGTCGACTTCTTCCTTGAGGGCCACGATCTGGTCGCGGGCCTCACGGAGCGTGTTGGCCAGTCGCTCGTTCTGTGCGGAGACGCCGGCCAGATTGGTCTGCAGCTCGACGATCCGCTCTTCGAGAATCCTCGTGTGTCGCGGAGAGTCGGCGAGCTTGCGTCGCAGGACGGCGATCTCCTGCTCAAGGTAGGCGATCTGCCCGGCCGGGTCGTCGGACCCTCGTCCCGGGCGGATGCCGCGGTTCATGTCGTCGTCGTGGGCTGCCACGGTCCTCACCTCCTCCAAGGGGAGCTGGACGCTTCCAGACCCTACCTGGGTGGGTGTCGATTGAAACCCCTAGATCACAAAGACTGTCGAGGTGTGTCCGATCTTCACCCTTGCGCTCTCCCTCACGCCAGGGGAATACCCACCGAACATGATTGGGAAGCCGCCGGAGGTAGGGTCGAAGTGTTCAACACCCGTCAGAGCTGGCCGGATTCCCGTACAGCTGGGCGTAGCAAACGGCAGGAGAGATGAGCGTGGAGCAGGCGGCCGGGGTCGACGGCGAGGTGCTGGAGGTCTGGATCGATCAGGATCTCTGTACCGGCGACGGCATCTGTGCCCAGTACGCGCCCGAGGTGTTCGAGCTGGACATCGACGGTCTGGCCTATGTGAAGAGCGGCGAGGACGAGCTGCTGCAGGCCAAGGGGGCCACAACGCCCGTACCGTTGCCGCTCCTCACGGATGTGGTGGACTCGGCGAAGGAGTGTCCGGGCGAGTGCATCCATGTGCGTCGTGTTTCGGACAAGGTCGAGATGTACGGTCCGGACGCCGAGTGACCTTGCGCATACGGGGTGTTACGACTGTCTGATTTCTCACAAGTGCGATGGCATTGGTCAGACGCTGTGGGCACCGGCGGGTGTCGAGCGGACGAACGCGCCGTTCTTCCACTGCCACTTCGCGCTGTTCTTCACGTCCGGGCAGCAGCGCGGTACGTCGATTGACGAGTAGCCGAGCAGGTCGGTGACGACGGCTCCGTCACGGACGGCGACGTCACTGACGGTGATGTTGTCCTTCGGGTTGATGAGGGTCGCGATGAGGCGGGGCGCGGCGGTCTCCGTGGCCCGGGTGAGGACGTAGAGGCCGTCGGGCGGGGTGCCCATGGGTGAGTCGCAGTGCACGACGGCCACGGTCTCCGGGCTGCCGTCGCCGTCCAGGTCTCCGGTGGCTTTCTTGACCACGATCGCCTTCACCGGCCCGCATTCGAGCGGGAAGTCGACGCCCGTGGGGTCGGGGGGTGCGGTGGCCGCGGGGGCGGTCCTGGCTTCCGGGCCGCCGCCTGGGCCGCCGTCGCCGAGTTGGGCTGCAGGACCGAGGAGAGGGCCACGACACCGGCGACCGCTGTGGCGGTGGCGAGCCAGTGCATGGGTCGGGTGTGAGTGTGTGCCAGTTCCGGGACGGCGGATTGCTGCACTAGGAGCGTCTCCTGTGAGGGCTGTGCCGGTGGGGTGGGGGGTGGCCAGCATGGTGCCACACGTCACAGTCCGGGGGAACGGCGGGGTGTGGAGTTCCGGTGCCGGATGTCCGGTGGTTGGGGGTGCGGAGGGGGCGTACGGGTGTCGTGCGATGTTCGGATTGTCGGTTGTTGGTGTTGCGTCAACAGAAAGGCGCTGTGGTCGAGTTCCGGAGGCGTTCCGGGAACTCGACCACAGCGCTTGTTCGTTGAATGCGGTACGAGGCCGCGTCAGCGGCCGGCGCCTCCGTCGGCGTTGGGGCCTTCGTAGTCCTCGCCGTAGGCACCCTTGGCGGGGCGGCGGCGACGCATGGGCGGCTCGACGCCGTCGGCGAGGCGGCGGGCGGTGAGCAGGAAGCCGGTGTGGCCGATCATCCGGTGGTCCGGGCGGACGGCCAGGCCCTCGATGTGCCAGTTGCGGATCATCGATTCCCAGGCGGTCGGCTCGTTGAAGCAGCCGATCTCGCGGATGGACTCGACGGTCCGGGCAAGCTGGGTGGTGGTGGCGACGTAGCAGCAGACGATGCCGCCGGGGACCAGTGCCTTGGAGACGGCTTCCAGGCACTCCCAGGGGGCGAGCATGTCGAGGATGACGCGGTCGACGTCGGTGTCGCTCAGGTTGTCCTGGAGGTCGCCGACGGTGAGCTGCCAGGCGGGGTGCGGGCCGCCGAAGTAGCGCTCCACGTTCTGCTTGGCGATGTCGGCGAAGTCCTCGCGGCGCTCGTAGGAGTGCAGCATGCCGTGGTCGCCGATGGCGCGCAGCAGGAAGCTGCTGAGCGAGCCGGAGCCGACGCCGGCCTCCACGACGCGGGCGCCGGGGAAGATGTCGGCGAAGGCGAGGATCTGCCCCGCGTCCTTGGGGTAGACCACGGCGGCGCCGCGGGGCATGGACAGGACGTAGTCGGGGAGCAGGGGGCGCAGCGCGAGGTAGGCGACGTTCCCGGTGGTGCGGACAACGCTGCCCTCGGGAGCGCCGATCAGCTCGTCGTGCGGGAAGGAACCCTTGTGGGTGTGGAAGTTCTTCCCGGCCTCGAGCGTGAACGTGTAGTGGCGGCCCTTGGGGTCGGTCAGCTGAACCTGGTCCCCGACCTTGAAGGGCCCGCGCCTGCGGGCGGCACCGGTCGGTTCGGACATGTGAACAGCCTACCGGCGTTTCGGGGGGTCGCCGACCACGCGTGTGTGCCGGTGCTTCAGCTGGGGCGGGCCATGGCCTTCACGAAGGCGCGCTCCACGTCCGCCGCGGACAGGACGCCGTAGATCTCTCCGGTCTCCTCGACGACGAGGTACTCGGTCGCCGGTGCCGCGCGGAGGGCGTCGAGGAGTTCCTCGCCCGCGAGCTCCGCGGAGACGCGCATGCCGTCAGTCAGGTCCTGGGCGAGGCCGCTGACGGCGACCCAGGGGCGGCGGTGTTCCGGTACGCCGACGATGGCGGCCTCGCGGACGAGGGAGAGGGGGTTGCCGTCGGCGTCGACGACGACCAGGGCGCGGGCGCCGGCGGCGTTGGCGCGGCGCAGGGCCTCGGAGAGGGGGGTGTCGGTCTCGACCGGGACGGCGCGGCGGGTGAGGGTGCGGGCGCGCAGTTCGGGGAGGTGTTCGCGCAGGCGGGCCATGCGCAGGCTGTTGCCGGCGCCGGTCCAGATGATCGCGGCGAGGATGGCGGCGAGCAGGGCGTCCATGACGGTGTCCATGCCGACGTTGTCCACGGCGTCGGCGCCGAGGGCTCCGGACTGGGTGAGCAGCGGGAGTCCGACGAGGACGGAGACGGCGAGGGCGCGGCCGATCCAGGCGGCGGCGATGGTGCCGCTCATCGGCCTGCCGGTGATCTTCCAGACGACGGCGCGGAGCATGCGGCCGCCGTCGAGGGGCAGGCCGGGGAGCAGGTTGAAGGCGGCCACGATGAGGTTGGAGACCATCAGGCCGGCCAGCAGGACGCCGGGTACGGTGCCGGGTTCGACGGTCTGCATGGCGGCGTAGAAGACGCCGGCGAGGACGAGGGAGAGCAGGGGGCCGACGAAGGCGAGCACGAACTCCCGTCCCGGTGTCTCGGCTTCCTTCTCGATCTCGGAGACGCCGCCGAAGAACTGCAGCTGGATGCGGCGCACGGGGAGCTTGAAGCGGAGGGCGGCGACGGTGTGGGCGAGTTCGTGGACGAGGACGGAGGCGTAGAAGGCGACGGCGAAGAAGAGGGAGACGAGGTAGCGGGCGGCGCCGAGCTCGGGCAGCACCCGGTCGAGCTGTCCGCCGAAGACCCAGGTGATGAGGGCGGCGACGAGGAACCAGCTGGGGGCGACGTACACGGGCACGCCGAACGGCCGGCCCATCAGCAGCCCGCCTCGGGGCTCCCGGGGGCGCTGGGGCGGGCGGGTCTTGCCCGCGCCGGAGTGGGCGAGGTGGCGCTCGGGGGTGCCGGGGGTGGGCTGAGGAGGCCTGGTTGTGTCCTGGCTCGGTGGAGGGTGTGCGGGCGGGGGTGCGCGTTCGGCGTCGGGGGCACGTCGGAAATCCGCGGGACGGGTTGGGGTCTGAGTCAACGTCCGCGGCCGAGTCCTGGCGCCGTTCGCGTCACGGAGCGGTCGAACGTCGTGGCCGACAGGGGTAGTCGGGCGACGGCGGGCGCGTGGGGCGAGAGGCGCCGCCTGCGCGGGGGGCGGGGGCGATGCCGGTGCCGTGGGGTCGTGAGGGGTATCGGCGGGGCCCTGCTGGGTTGCCCCGTTCCCACTGGTCTCGCTGTCGCCGTTCTCGCTGTCTGCCTCGCCGCCCGTGTCACTCGGGGCGTCCGCGCCCCGTGGGTGTCGCGGGGTCTCGTCCTGCGAGCTGTTCTCGGCGCGGAGCGGCGGCTGAGTGGCTTCGCGCACGGCGTCGTCCCGGTCGGTGTCCGCCGGCTGGGCGTCCGCGGGCTGTTCGGCGGTCGGGGCCGGGTCGGGGCGTGTGGGGTCGGTGGCCGGGGTCATACGGTCCGCTCGGCGATCGGTCGACTCGTCGGTGCCGGACCGCGGCTGCCCGCTCCCGCCGCTCTCGTCCACGGTGTCCCCTCGTTCGAAGCGTCTTCCGCGCCTGCCGGGCGGATGGGTCTGGGGTCGATGGTATGCGGCCGCGGTGACGCCTTTCGCCCCGGCACCCCCTCGGTTTCCCTGTAGGCGCAGGCCTGACGGCGGTGGCTGGGTCACTGTCAGTGGCGGGCCGTAAGGTCTGTGGACATGGAGACGAGCACGGAGGGTGCCGCAGCGGACTGCGGCAGTGACGTCGCGCCGGCGGCAGTGCCGGTGGCGGACGGGTACCCAGCGGGGGCGGAGCCGTACCCGGCGGGGGCGGACAGTGCGGTGGTGACGGTCGAGGCGGGTGAGAACGCGGTCGAGCCGGGGGCGGGCGCGGCCACGGCGGTCGGCGCGGCCGCGCGCCCGGCCATACCGCCTGCTTCACTGTCGCCGTCCCGTGCCAGTGACTTCATGCAGTGCCCGCTGCTCTACCGGTTCCGGGTGATCGACCGGCTGCCCGAGAAGCCGAGCGCGGCGGCGACCAAGGGCACCCTCGTGCACGCGGTGCTGGAGCGGCTCTTCGACGCCCCGGCCGCCGAGCGGACCGCCCCGCGCGCCAAGGCCCTCATCCCCGGCCAGTGGGACCGGCTGCGCGAGAGCAGGCCGGAGGTCGTGGAGCTGTTCGAGGACGATCCCGAGGGCGAGCGGCTGGCGAAATGGCTCGGTGAGGCGGAGCAGCTCGTCGAGCGCTGGTTCGGTCTGGAGGATCCGACCCGGCTGGAGCCCGCCGAGCGTGAGCTGTTCGTCGAGGCCGAGCTGGACTCGGGGCTGCGGT contains the following coding sequences:
- a CDS encoding ferredoxin; translated protein: MSVEQAAGVDGEVLEVWIDQDLCTGDGICAQYAPEVFELDIDGLAYVKSGEDELLQAKGATTPVPLPLLTDVVDSAKECPGECIHVRRVSDKVEMYGPDAE
- a CDS encoding tRNA (adenine-N1)-methyltransferase yields the protein MSEPTGAARRRGPFKVGDQVQLTDPKGRHYTFTLEAGKNFHTHKGSFPHDELIGAPEGSVVRTTGNVAYLALRPLLPDYVLSMPRGAAVVYPKDAGQILAFADIFPGARVVEAGVGSGSLSSFLLRAIGDHGMLHSYERREDFADIAKQNVERYFGGPHPAWQLTVGDLQDNLSDTDVDRVILDMLAPWECLEAVSKALVPGGIVCCYVATTTQLARTVESIREIGCFNEPTAWESMIRNWHIEGLAVRPDHRMIGHTGFLLTARRLADGVEPPMRRRRPAKGAYGEDYEGPNADGGAGR
- a CDS encoding site-2 protease family protein, whose amino-acid sequence is MDESGGSGQPRSGTDESTDRRADRMTPATDPTRPDPAPTAEQPADAQPADTDRDDAVREATQPPLRAENSSQDETPRHPRGADAPSDTGGEADSENGDSETSGNGATQQGPADTPHDPTAPASPPPPAQAAPLAPRARRRPTTPVGHDVRPLRDANGARTRPRTLTQTPTRPADFRRAPDAERAPPPAHPPPSQDTTRPPQPTPGTPERHLAHSGAGKTRPPQRPREPRGGLLMGRPFGVPVYVAPSWFLVAALITWVFGGQLDRVLPELGAARYLVSLFFAVAFYASVLVHELAHTVAALRFKLPVRRIQLQFFGGVSEIEKEAETPGREFVLAFVGPLLSLVLAGVFYAAMQTVEPGTVPGVLLAGLMVSNLIVAAFNLLPGLPLDGGRMLRAVVWKITGRPMSGTIAAAWIGRALAVSVLVGLPLLTQSGALGADAVDNVGMDTVMDALLAAILAAIIWTGAGNSLRMARLREHLPELRARTLTRRAVPVETDTPLSEALRRANAAGARALVVVDADGNPLSLVREAAIVGVPEHRRPWVAVSGLAQDLTDGMRVSAELAGEELLDALRAAPATEYLVVEETGEIYGVLSAADVERAFVKAMARPS
- a CDS encoding RecB family exonuclease; its protein translation is METSTEGAAADCGSDVAPAAVPVADGYPAGAEPYPAGADSAVVTVEAGENAVEPGAGAATAVGAAARPAIPPASLSPSRASDFMQCPLLYRFRVIDRLPEKPSAAATKGTLVHAVLERLFDAPAAERTAPRAKALIPGQWDRLRESRPEVVELFEDDPEGERLAKWLGEAEQLVERWFGLEDPTRLEPAERELFVEAELDSGLRLRGIIDRVDVAATGEVRIVDYKTGKAPRPEYAEGALFQMKFYALVVWRLKQVIPRRLQLVYLGSGDVVTYDPVLADLERVERKLLALWDAIRQATETGEWRARPTKLCGWCDHQAHCPEFGGTPPPYPLPVRAGESGGDTQGRMGPD